One window of the Carassius auratus strain Wakin chromosome 20, ASM336829v1, whole genome shotgun sequence genome contains the following:
- the LOC113120488 gene encoding LOW QUALITY PROTEIN: cation-independent mannose-6-phosphate receptor-like (The sequence of the model RefSeq protein was modified relative to this genomic sequence to represent the inferred CDS: deleted 1 base in 1 codon) produces MGRVRVCGIAATVVSTFILLQCVSSALKSEDSPWYKDLCSYKWEAIDQDSNVRYTLKLCDSSPDTECGKESAVCAHKLKSDQPQSVGELSLQKVSPAVLDFNSSVKCGDDESRNIQSSITFQCGKTMGTPEFVTVSECVHYFEWRTYAACRRDKFKPHKEVPCYVFDLDGKKHDLNPLIKLSDGYLVDDPDDEIDFYINICRSLNRVGSSCPEGSAACLTSGKDSFDMGQPVHQLELLSNDKLKLRYELGKEGPSFCNGHSPAVTITFICPSTRQAGSNPKMINSLNCRYEIEWVTEYACHRDYLESQNCTLTSEQHDISIDLTPLMKPSGKSYMTEAKNGQDTYIFYLNVCGETRAGECFDGKGYVSACQVKDKGHEKKIAGRFQNQTLRYSDGDLTLIYPDGIRCSTGFLRMTIINFECNATAAYGQPVFTGESDCTYYFDWQTAYACVKEKEDLMCRVTDHKKRYDLSPLTRYPESEGSQNWEAVDGTKTAESDKKRFYINVCHKIIQDGETRSCPEDAAICAVGNGKTMNLGKFKIPPQKAAEGDDIILIYTDGDKCGENMKVKTIIILKCKPGDVESAPVLTSMSSDGCIYEFEWFTASACVLLKAEGDDCKVEDPQAGISFDLSPLRKPSGGYYNMSVDKYDYFINVCDNVKPAQCPDTAGACQVDQSGTSSWNLGQFNSKLSYYDGMIQLTYRNGSQYNDKRHTQRSTHISFLCDREAGPGKPEFQKEDENTYNFIWYTSYACPERPHECVVTDPKTLHQYDLSSLSVSNGGRNWHAIQDSTDPSARRKYYINICRPLKAVPGCDRRASVCEVKFVADKEGLSEKVEVSNLGIAKKGPVIMEENQLMLEYTNGSVCQADGVMTTYTTRIHFVCSSGTASSGPHFFGNQNCTVDLVWDTAAACAISTVESTNQTCSVKDPNTGFEFNLQSLASESGYHASGNGKDFVVNICDSVKVCGTVGDKPVAGCNLEDKKPVSQVGVERSLQFSTDGTLTLKYKGVLDISSGTEDTYVINFVCDKTFNPSPLELIEVDQGTSAHTIHNVLFEFHTALACEPAPVDCQVTDQQGREYDLGDLSLDDKYYVPLDTSEQARFQKFYISVCKPLPRIQGCPAGAVGACGQLKGRGVNLGYVQSGLQPAADGSISIVYLNGDKCNSGHYSTRIVFQCDDSPGAPMFDRKDDCEYVFIWRTSEACPIKRVQGENCKVKDPKSGYEYNLTPLAGKDYEVKGLSYEYHFAVCGPVTSLVCPHGPSNSVSSCQVKGSVHRIAGLANQNLTFDDGIIMINYTNGEKCHKIYERSTAILFSCDHSKNPGKPEYIKETADCTYLFEWHTALACPSFKTTTCSYNDGNGHSYDLSSLALHKSNWMVRPESTNQELRYYINVCKSLVPQTGLWRCPSSAAACLKDGDKYVNLGEAEAGPQWEKNMLVLKYTNGQACPDGKRNRTTIIRFKCDRDKLDSKPTLITALEDCVYSFVWFTAAACPLSSTEHGDCKVTNPATGHLFDLNPLSRSGGYTVYDPVAHRKIFRLNVCGDIADADCDSGTAVCITDIRNVISGGKSTRKLVYKDQLVELTYEDGDACAANPSLKHKSIFSFICKSEGGGTEEPVLVYSEDTTCTHFFSWHTPLVCEQEVKCSVWNGTSLIDLSPLIHLTGYYTAINEDVDRDKSPDFYINICQPLNPIPGVNCPPGAAVCMDAVDGDPVDIGRITSPPNYNNNTNEVEITFSSKTICPSNPTSNYSSKIIFTCQKGAELGSPQMIRAQDCMYVFEWATPVVCPEIITPHGCNLTVSQLRYTFDLSALSGIVQVPRDSSSFKINVCGTVKGTSCKDSAVCLISSGSAASYGSSKIMNLDYKREEQAVIMQYSGGDTCPQVTDKNEVCVFPFKYNGESYNECTTAGMTDGRKWCATTSDYVKDQKWGFCSSAPRGKRQSSILFSCDRAAGRGSPQLMSETQECSVTFQWRTDVVCPPKKMECKLAGQHQTYDLRTLSSLTEPWKFSNGDDSYYFNLCQAIHGGQPGCAAEAAVCRRRSGGKTETLGRVHTQTMEFTDGKILVNYSMGDEVCGHKKPARTILQLKCGSTVGHPKLFKEDKTACEFWVEWETRSACAVKQEEVVMINGTIKVPQTGAIFSLGALYYRFHNATGDIRPNGDRYIYHIQLSGITDSSISSCLGANICQVKINDSYRRKIGSSSNAKYYIQGGNLEVLVPSESVCGRDKSQTVFSTILFHCSPTAGEGIPEFLLETDGCQYLFVWHTTTICEFFSSTSMDPHSTDGGEEHPGLSGRSQALGAVLSLLLVVLTICLLVLLLHKRDRRQLVIQKVSSCFRKGNPVSYKYSRVNTDEDGCEDEMEWLMEETGMPTQEPQQNGHITTKPVSADALRSFSLDEQDSEDEVLTVPGVRIGPSSSNTSRLQSALLKAESDEDLVGLLVDTRSRNKTRYSDRNQRKPQPDPDDSDEDLLKV; encoded by the exons GTCCCTTGCTATGTCTTTGACTTGGATGGAAAGAAGCATGACCTCAACCCGCTGATAAAACTCTCAGATGGCTACCTGGTTGATGACCCAGACGATGAAATTGATTTCTACATCAATATATGCAGAAGTCTAA ACCGTGTTGGAAGCTCCTGTCCCGAGGGATCTGCCGCCTGTCTCACCTCTGGCAAAGACTCCTTCGACATGGGTCAGCCTGTTCATCAACTCGAGCTGCTCTCCAATGACAA actaaaGCTGCGATATGAGCTAGGCAAAGAAGGCCCATCCTTCTGTAATGGCCACAGTCCAGCAGTGACCATTACATTTATTTGTCCATCTACAAGGCAGGCG GGAAGTAACCCAAAGATGATCAACAGCTTGAACTGTCGGTATGAGATCGAGTGGGTGACTGAGTACGCCTGCCACAGAGATTACCTGGAGAGTCAAAACTGCACACTGACCAGCGAACAGCACGACATCTCCATTGACCTTACTCCCCTGATGAAAC CTTCTGGCAAATCCTATATGACTGAGGCCAAAAATGGTCAGGACACCTATATCTTCTATCTGAATGTGTGTGGGGAGACCAGAGCTGGAGAGTGTTTTGATGGAAAAGGTTACGTTTCTGcctgccaagtcaaagacaaagGGCATGAGAAAAAGATTGCTGGGAGATTCCAGAACCAGACTCTGAG atATTCAGATGGTGATCTCACGCTAATCTACCCAGACGGCATCAGATGCAGCACTGGATTCCTGCGCATGACCATCATTAACTTTGAGTGCAATGCAACGGCTG CGTATGGCCAGCCGGTTTTTACAGGAGAGTCTGACTGCACGTATTACTTTGACTGGCAAACAGCGTACGCATGTGTGAAGGAGAAGGAAGACCTGATGTGTCGAGTCACAGACCACAAGAAGCGTTATGATTTGTCGCCTCTTACGCGTTACCCAG aatcagaGGGATCTCAAAACTGGGAGGCTGTGGATGGCACCAAGACAGCGGAGTCTGATAAGAAACGCTTTTACATCAATGTTTGTCATAAAATCATCCAAGACGGGGAGACCAGATCTTGCCCCGAGGATGCAGCAATATGTGCAGTTG GCAATGGGAAAACCATGAACTTGGGCAAATTCAAGATTCCACCGCAAAAGGCAGCAGAGGGTGATGACATCATACTCATTTACACTGATGGAGACAAATGTGGGGAGAACATGAAAGTGAAAACCATCATCATTCTGAAGTGTAAGCCTGGAGATGTTGAGAGCGCTCCAGTCCTGACGAGCATGTCCAGTGATGGATGCATCTATGAGTTTGAGTGGTTCACCGCTTCAGCCTGCGTCCTTTTGAAAGCAGAAGGTGATGACTGCAAGGTGGAAGACCCACAAGCAG GAATTTCATTTGACCTTTCCCCGCTTCGGAAACCTAGCGGAGGTTATTATAACATGTCCGTTGACAAGTATGACTACTTCATCAATGTGTGTGACAATGTGAAGCCCGCACAGTGTCCAGATACAGCAGGGGCCTGTCAAGTTGACCAGAG TGGCACAAGCTCTTGGAATCTCGGCCAGTTTAACTCCAAGCTTTCTTACTATGATGGCATGATCCAGTTGACCTACAGAAATGGCTCTCAGTACAATGACAAGCGGCACACGCAGCGCTCCACACACATCTCCTTCCTCTGTGACAGAGAGGCTGGTCCAGGAAAACCAGAGTTTCAG AAAGAAGATGAGAACACTTATAACTTCATATGGTACACTTCCTACGCCTGTCCTGAGAGACCACATGAGTGTGTTGTGACCGACCCAAAAACTCTGCACCAATACGACCTGTCCAG TTTGTCAGTATCTAATGGTGGTAGGAACTGGCACGCCATCCAGGACTCCACTGACCCCAGCGCCCGGAGGAAGTACTACATCAATATATGCCGGCCTCTTAAAGCCGTGCCTGGCTGTGACCGGAGAGCTTCTGTCTGCGAGGTGAAATTCGTGGCTGACAAG gaaggcctgtctgagaAGGTAGAAGTCAGTAACTTAGGCATTGCTAAGAAGGGGCCAGTGATTATGGAAGAGAACCAGCTAATGTTGGAGTACACTAATGGCTCAGTGTGTCAAGCAGATGGAGTGATGACCACTTACACAACTCGTATCCACTTTGTCTGCTCATCTGGGACAGCA tCATCTGGTCCTCACTTTTTTGGGAACCAGAATTGCACCGTTGACTTGGTTTGGGACACAGCAGCTGCCTGCGCCATCTCAACCGTCGAGTCCACCAACCAG ACCTGCTCAGTGAAAGATCCCAACACTGGCTTTGAGTTCAACCTGCAATCACTGGCTTCTGAAAGCGGATACCACGCCAGTGGCAATGGGAAAGACTTTGTC GTGAACATTTGTGATTCAGTGAAAGTGTGCGGCACTGTCGGAGATAAACCTGTGGCTGGCTGTAATCTGGAAGATAAGAAACCAGTGAGTCAAGTTGGTGTGGAACGGTCTCTCCAGTTCTCCACTGATGGCACTCTCACTCTCAAATACAAAGGGGTCTTGGACATATCGTCAG GTACCGAAGACACCTACGTcattaattttgtatgtgacaaaACGTTCAACCCATCCCCTCTGGAGCTTATAGAGGTAGATCAGGGCACAAGTGCACACACAATCCACAATGTGTTATTTGAGTTCCACACTGCTCTAGCCTGTGAACCTGCTCCTGTGGATTGCCAAGTCACCG ATCAGCAAGGAAGAGAGTATGACTTGGGTGACCTCAGTCTGGATGACAAGTATTATGTTCCTCTGGACACCTCAGAGCAGGCCCGCTTTCAAAAGTTTTACATCAGCGTCTGCAAACCGCTGCCTCGCATCCAGGGCTGCCCTG CTGGAGCGGTTGGAGCTTGTGGCCAGCTAAAAGGCAGAGGTGTGAATCTGGGATACGTGCAGTCCGGCCTGCAGCCAGCGGCAGATGGCTCCATCAgtattgtttatttgaatggGGACAAGTGCAATTCAGGACATTACTCCACCCGAATCGTCTTCCAGTGTGATGACAGTCCT GGTGCACCCATGTTTGATCGCAAAGATGACTGTGAATATGTCTTCATCTGGAGAACCTCAGAAGCTTGCCCAATCAAAAGAGTTCAGG GTGAAAACTGTAAAGTCAAGGACCCCAAGAGCGGTTATGAGTACAATCTTACACCACTGGCCGGAAAGGACTATGAAGTGAAGGGTTTGAGTTATGAGTATCACTTTGCAGTGTGTGGCCCAGTTACATCCTTGGTCTGCCCTCACGGTCCCAGCAACTCGGTTTCCTCGTGTCAGGTCAAGGGCAGTGTACACAGAATAGCAG GCTTAGCCAATCAAAACCTCACATTTGATGATGGGATTATTATGATCAACTACACAAATGGGGAAAAGTGCCACAAGATCTATGAGCGATCCACGGCTATTCTCTTCTCCTGCGACCACAGCAAGAATCCT GGTAAGCCAGAGTACATAAAGGAGACCGCAGACTGCACATATCTGTTTGAATGGCACACAGCTTTGGCCTGTCCTTCTTTCAAAACCACAACCTGCTCCTACAA TGATGGCAATGGCCACTCCTATGATCTATCCTCACTGGCCCTGCACAAATCTAATTGGATGGTCAGGCCAGAATCGACCAATCAGGAGCTGCGTTACTATATCAATGTGTGCAAGTCTCTGGTGCCTCAGACCG GTTTGTGGAGATGCCCGTCTAGCGCTGCAGCTTGTCTGAAGGACGGAGATAAGTATGTGAATCTGGGGGAGGCAGAGGCGGGTCCACAGTGGGAGAAAAACATGCTGGTTCTGAAGTACACTAATGGACAAGCCTGTCCGGATGGCAAGAGAAACCGGACCACCATTATTCGCTTTAAATGTGACAGAGACAAATTG GATTCTAAACCTACTCTGATCACAGCACTGGAGGACTGTGTCTATAGCTTTGTGTGGTTCACTGCTGCAGCCTGTCCTCTCAGTAGCACTGAACACGGGGATTGT AAAGTCACAAATCCAGCCACAG GTCATCTCTTTGACCTAAATCCCCTCAGTCGGTCAGGTGGCTATACGGTCTATGACCCAGTGGCCCATAGGAAGATATTCAGACTAAATGTGTGTGGAGACATAGCTGATGCTGATTGTGACTCTGGAAcag CTGTGTGCATCACAGACATTCGGAATGTCATAAGTGGGGGGAAATCCACAAGGAAGCTGGTGTATAAGGATCAGTTGGTGGAGCTCACTTATGAGGATGGAGACGCGTGTGCCGCCAACCCTTCCCTCAAACACAAGAGCATCTTCAGCTTCATCTGCAAGTCTGAGGGAGGAGGCACAGAAGAACCTGTGCTGGTGTACTCCGAAGACACCACTTGTACTCACTTTTTCTCCTGGCACACTCCTCTGGTCTGTGAACAAGAG GTGAAGTGCTCCGTTTGGAACGGTACCAGCTTGATTGACCTAAGTCCTCTGATCCATCTCACCGGTTACTACACGGCTATCAACGAGGATGTAGACCGGGACAAGTCTCCTGATTTCTACATCAACATCTGCCAGCCCCTCAACCCCATCCCAGGGGTCAACTGTCCTCCAGGGGCGGCTGTGTGTATGGATGCTGTTGATGGAGATCCAGTT GACATTGGAAGAATCACCTCCCCTCCTAACTATAACAACAACACCAACGAGGTGGAGATCACCTTCAGCAGCAAAACCATCTGTCCTTCTAACCCCACCTCCAACTACTCCTCCAAGATCATTTTCACCTGCCAGAAAGGAGCAGAGCTG GGTTCTCCCCAGATGATCCGAGCTCAGGACTGTATGTATGTGTTCGAGTGGGCCACTCCTGTGGTTTGCCCAGAGATCATTACGCCACACGGCTGCAATCTGACCGTCTCCCAGCTGCGCTACACGTTTGACCTCTCAGCGCTGTCAGGGATTGTTCAG GTTCCTAGAGACTCCAGCTCCTTTAAAATCAACGTGTGTGGGACTGTGAAAGGCACATCATGTAAAGACAGCGCGGTATGTCTGATCTCATCGGGCTCTGCGGCTTCATACGGAAGCAGCAAAATCATGAACCTAGACTACAAGAGAGAAGAGCAGGCTGTGATCATGCAGTACAGTGGAGGAGACACCTGTCCTCAAG TTACAGATAAAAATGAAGTGTGCGTTTTCCCCTTTAAGTACAACGGCGAGTCTTATAATGAGTGCACAACTGCGGGCATGACTGACGGCAGGAAGTGGTGTGCCACTACAAGCGACTATGTCAAAGATCAGAAATGGGGCTTTTGCTCTAGCG caccAAGAGGGAAACGGCAGTCATCTATTTTGTTCTCGTGTGACAGAGCGGCAGGCCGTGGAAGTCCTCAGCTGATGAGCGAAACCCAAGAATGTTCTGTCACCTTCCAGTGGCGAACGGATGTGGTCTGCCCACCCAAAAAGATGGAGTGCAAGCTTGCAGGACAACACCAGACCTACGACCTGCGCACGCTCTCATCTCTAACCGAGCCATGGAAATTTAGCAATGGAGATGATTC GTACTACTTCAATCTCTGTCAGGCCATTCATGGAGGCCAGCCAGGCTGTGCAGCAGAAGCAGCCGTGTGCCGCAGACGGTCTGGTGGGAAGACTGAGACTCTGGGCCGTGTTCACACGCAGACCATGGAGTTCACCG ATGGAAAGATCCTCGTCAATTATTCCATGGGTGACGAGGTGTGTGGACACAAGAAACCAGCCAGAACAATCTTGCAGCTCAAGTGTGGCAGCACAGTGGGCCATCCGAAATTATTCAA gGAGGATAAAACAGCATGTGAGTTCTGGGTGGAGTGGGAGACTCGATCTGCATGTGCTGTGAAGCAGGAGGAAGTGGTGATGATCAATGGAACCATCAAAGTGCCCCAAACAGGAGCCATTTTCAGCTTGGGAGCACTTTATTACCG TTTCCACAACGCCACAGGAGACATCCGTCCCAATGGAGATCGCTATATCTACCACATCCAGCTGTCAGGCATCACCGACAGCTCCATTTCCAGTTGCCTGGGTGCCAATATCTGTCAGGTCAAGATTAATGACAGTTACCGCAGAAAAATTGGCTCCTCCAGCAATGCCAAGTATTATATCCAAG GTGGAAATCTTGAAGTCCTGGTACCTTCTGAGTCTGTATGTGGGCGAGACAAATCCCAAACTGTGTTCTCGACCATCCTGTTCCACTGCAGCCCTACTGCAGGAGAGGGTATCCCAGAATTCCTGCTGGAGACCGATGGCTGCCAGTATCTGTTTGTTTGGCACACCACCACCATTTGTGAATTTTT TTCATCCACCTCCATGGACCCACACAGCACTGATGGAGGGGAGGAGCATCCCGGATTATCTGGGCGGAGTCAGGCCCTAGGGGCGGTGCTTAGCCTGCTGTTGGTTGTGCTCACAATCTGTTTGCTTGTTCTTCTACTGCATAAACGAGACAGGAG gcaactTGTAATACAGAAAGTGTCAAGCTGCTTCAGGAAAGGAAATCCAGTATCCTACAAATACTCCAgg GTGAACACAGATGAGGATGGATGTGAAGATGAGATGGAATGGTTAATGGAAGAGACTGGGATGCCCACGCAGGAGCCTCAACAGAACGGTCACATCACCACCAAGCCGGTCAGCGCTGACGCCTTACGCTCCTTCTCCCTGGATGAGCAGGACAGCGAGGACGAGGTGCTCACAGTCCCAGGGGTCCGAATCGGCCCTTCATCATCCAATACCTCTCGTCTGCAGTCAGCTTTGCTGAAAGCAGAGAGCGACGAGGATCTGGTGGGGCTCCTGGTGGACACACGGAGCAGAAATAAGACCCGATACAGCGACAGAAACCAGAGGAAACCTCAGCCAGACCCTGATGACAGTGACGAGGACCTACTGAAAGTCTGA